Genomic DNA from Bacteroidales bacterium:
TTTATTGAAGGTATTGGATACCCTTTGGTTGATGGAAAACCTCATGATGGTCGGGCTCCTGATTATGATGATTGGTCAACTCTAAGAGAAGATGGTAAAAGAGGATTAAACGGTGATATTATGGTTTGGAACCCTGTTCTTCAAGATGCTTATGAACTATCATCGATGGGAATTAGGGTTAACTCCAGTGCAATGATTACACAACTTGAGATGCTAGATTGTAGCCAAAGAAAAGATTTATGGTTCCATCAACAGTTAATTAAAGGAGTATTTCCCGATAGTATAGGAGGAGGAATAGGTCAATCAAGACTATGTATGCTATTGCTTAGGAAGGCTCATATTGGAGAAGTTCAAACTTCTGTATGGTCAAAAGATACAATTGATGAATGCACTTCAAAAGGAATAACCCTTTTTTAAAAAATCCAGGTAAAACCTCTCAATGAGTAATTGAGAGGTCTTACTCCTTTTTAATAAACTTTAGACTAACACGCTTCTTTGAGTCCGTTGGTATTATTGATACTATGTAGATTCCATCCTCTATTCCAGATAAATCTAATTGGTAAGAACTTTTATCAATTGGTAACTCACTCAATTTGAGCTTTTTTATATTCCTACCGATTACATCAGAAAGTAAAATATCCCCATTCAACTCAGTTGATATTTTTATAAAATTTGAGGCTGGATTTGGATAGATTAAAAAACCTTGCGATAATGGAATTTCATTAATACCTGTTGATCCATTTACCGCAGTAAAACTACCCACCATTCCCATCGATTCATGGATAGTACAAGCATATGAGTAGCTACCTGCAACTGTAACAGTATAATCAAACGAAGTATGTGTAGAATTTAGCGGTGAGTCCCATGCCGTTGCACCTACAGGTATAGTTCTAGATGAGGTTGTATGAGAACCATCAGTCCATACCCAATGGATAACATCACCTACATTGACTGTTGGATTGGCTGGTGTGAATTCCATCCCAGATTGGTTAATCACATGAATTGCTGAAAAGGAGTTTAAACTAATCAATATTAGACATGTGATGCTGAAATTCGTAATTGTCTTCATATTGCTATTTTTATTGATTCTAAATAGAAACAATTCCAATTCAATTATGTTCGTTTAAAAAAATACTAATTAATTGTTTTCTAATAACAAGTGAAAAATAACCTCGCTTTCTTTTTACCTTTTGTAATACCATTATTTGGGATTTTGTTTCTACCTTTTATCCCCCTATATCAGCTATCTTTACAAAAAAAAGTATGTCCAGGTTTAAGTTGACACTCGAATACGATGGCTCCAAGTTCAAAGGATGGCAATTCCAAAAGGACTTGCCTACCGTTATGGGCAAAATAATGGATGCCTGCAAGGATGTTTTTAGTGCCAATGACTTCGAATTGTATGGATCTGGACGCACAGACACTGGTGTTCATGCTTTATTTCAGGTTGCTCACCTTGATATTAAAACGGTGATGCCTCCGCATATCATTAAAATTAAACTTAACGACGCACTACCTGCAGCTATCAATATTTTGCATGTTGAAAAAACCAGTCCAAATTTTCATGCCCGTCACGATGCCGTTGCCCGAAGTTATGTATACCATATATCTACACGTAGAACCGCATTCGGAAAGGATTTTGTGTGGTGGATTAAAGATAAACTTGACGTTAAAGCAATGGCAGATGTCACACCCCTTTTCATTGGAATGAAAGATTTTAAATCGTTTGGGGTAAAAGACAAGGAGGGTGAATCAACAATGGTGGATTTAACTTCCATAAGAATTTTTGAAATAGACGATGCAATCCTAATCCATATAGTTGGATCTCACTTCCTTTGGCGAATGGTTCGGCGGATTGTTGGAGTTATCGTAGAAGTTGGACGTGGTAGAATGACTGGTGAAGATATTCAATCGTTCTTTCGGGGGAAATCCGAAATCCCAGCACAGTTTACAGCTCCACCATCAGGCTTATACCTTGAAAGAGTTTACTATAAGGGCGATCCCATTTCGGACGAACCAAAATGGTTGGTGAATGTTCAATGAGATTATTATTGGTTTTAACAAAAAATCTATGAATTCAATTCATCGTTAATTAAATATTCACACAATGGCATACGACGAAAAATTAGCAAACCGAGTTCGTGAACAACTAGTTAATCTTCAAAATATTGAAGAGAAAGAGATGATGGGTGGTTTAGTATTTATGTATAACGATAAAATGTGTGTAGGCATTGTCAAAGACGAATTAATGTGCCGTATTGACCCTGATTTGCACGAAACAGCCGTTGAGAAATTAGGTTGCCGAACCATGGATTTTACCAAAAGGCCAATGAAGGGTTATGTGCTGATTGATGATGTTGGAATGAGAACCCCAAAAGATTTAGATTACTGGATAAACCTTGCTCTTGACTTCAATAAAAAAGCCAAATCTTCAAAGAAAAAGAAACAATAAACTGTTACAGATACTATTCAATCTCAATTCCATTTGCATTAACAAGGATGTAACTATTCAGCACAAAAACCACGGAGACATAGAGAACATAGAGAAACACAGAGATGATTATTCAAAAAAATATATTGGTTTTGCATGCCATTAAACAATTTGCCAAGTTGTTTCAAGGCTATTTTTCTGTGACAGGTGAAACAACAATTGAAAGAAAACTCTGTGATCTGAGTGTCTCCGTGGTGAAAAGTTACACAAGGACGATTAATCAACACTCCGAATTGATAAAGCAAAAAAGTGAATCCTTAAGATTTTACATTTAGATGAAAGAAGAGGAATCAATCAGAATAAACAAATACTTAACCGAGGTTGGATACTGCTCGCGCAGGGCTGCTGATATACTTATAAGCGAAGGTCGGGTTACCATAAACGGAGTTATACCCGAAATGGGTACTAAAATCACCACAGATGACGAAATTAGAGTTGATGGTGATTTAATCTCAAAACCCAAATCAAAAACCATTTATATTGCATTTAACAAACCTGTTGGAATAGTTTGTACTACTGATACCAAAGCCGAAAAAAACAATATTATTGATTTCATCAACTACCCAAAGCGTATTTTCCCAATAGGTCGCTTAGATAAGTTTAGTGAAGGCCTAATTTTCCTAACAAGCAATGGCGACATAGTTAATAAAATTTTACGTGCCAGGAACAATCACGAAAAGGAGTACCTAGTAACAGTAAACAAACCTATAACTTCCGTTTTTATTCAAAAAATGAGTAAAGGCGTACCTATTTTAGATACAATAACACGAAAGTGCCATGTAGAACAAACGGGTAAGTGTGAATTTAAAATCATACTAACACAGGGACTGAACAGGCAAATTCGTAGAATGTGCGAATACTTAAACTATGATGTTGTAAAGTTGAAGCGTATAAGAATTATGAATATTAAGCTTGATGTACCAGTTGGCAAATGGAGATACTTAACCGATAATGAGCTAAAAGAAATCAACCGATTGGTTTCATCATCATCAAAAACTCATAATGAGTCGAAATAAATTGGTGTAATGTTTACCTCCCCTACCCCTCCTTAAAAAGGAGGGGAAACCCTACCACCACTCTGTTATAGCCACATATTTGAGGGGTTGGGGTTTATAACACAATACTAAATTATTTAAAACAAATCACCCAAACCATGATTGAAACAAACCGACTTATCCTAAAACCACTAACCCACGAGCAGCTTTTAAAATACATAAAACCAGATAACTCCTTGGAGGCAGAGCTAAACCTTCAAAAATCAACCAGAGTAATATCACCCGACCTCTTGGAAGCTCTTGAGCGCAGCATAATGCCAAGAGTTGCAGATACGAGTAAAAACTACCTATTCTCTACCCTTTGGACGCTAATATCCAAAGAGGAGAACATAATGGTAGGCGATTTATGCTTTATGGGAGAACCAAACTCTGATGGCGAAATTGAAATTGGCTATGGAACCTACGAGCAGTTCAGGAAAAGAGGTTTTATGACCGAGGCTGTTGGAGGAATGATTAAATGGGCAAAAGAACAACCAAGTGTAAAATCAATTATTGCATCATCTCTGAAAAGCAATACCGATTCATCATCAATTCTTAAAAAAAACAATTTCACTATTGTTGAAAAAACCAATGAACTATATAATTGGCAAATCACGTTGAAATAGAGGTGTGATTGTTACAAAGTGGTTGAATAGTAATTTCGGTTAAGGTATATCTTGAATTGGTGCAATCTGAAAACCGCTAATTTGATTCTATGATTGGCTTTCACATATCCGATTCTAACGGGCTATTCACTTGTCAATTTTATAAATTTTTCAGACTTAAACCCTTCGTTCAAAAATGAATTTCGGATAAGAATATATTTCTCAACGTTGTTTTGCATTCGGTGTCCGTCTTTAAAAAACAGAAGCTTTGAATTTGGGTAAGATTGTTGGATTTTGAGATTGATTTTATCTGAAAAAACAACATCTTCCGTACCTTTTAGTATTAAAACCTCTCCTTTGAAGTTGCTTCTATTGATATCAAAAGTTTTAGCAGATATTTTATTTTCCTTGTAGTAGTCTAATAAATCGGAAATGGCTTTAGTAGAAAACTCATAAAGCAAATTTATTTCTTTTTGACTGTCGTAATTCAGCAAATCATAGCCAACCAATTCAACCCAACGTACCCTTGCTGCAATTTCCTTGGGCGATTTTATCATGTAGCTGAGTACCGAAAGATTGGTTACAGGTTTGAATTTGTATTTTAATAAGCCCCCACCGTTTTGCAGCCCTTTGAGCATTTTAAGCTGTGCTTCCCTCGGCGATTTTTCGGTTCTTCCTTTTTGATAAAGTATGTTACAGATTGTTTGTTTATCTATTGATTTTTGTTTTAATAAATCGTTCAGAATTGTTGCTCCAACGGGATTGAATTCTTCGAAATTTGACGAATATTTAATCCCACACTGCTGTGCTAAATCTGGCGCACCTGTTGATTCTAAAATCACACGATTTACATTTGCGCCATACTTTGAAATATACTGCTGTGCTAAAACTCCTGCCCCTGAAGCCCCAAAAACATTGATTTTATCTTCTTCCCCTAATATTCCTTTTTTAATTAAATCCAATCTTACCAATTCAATATCTTCCACTTGCTGGTCGGAATTGAACAATATTGTGGCTAATTCAAAATCCACTTTTCCGTTTTTGTAAACCTCTGGGAATAATGTTGGGGAGTGTCCTCTAACGCCTATCAACACATAAGAACTTCCACACAAAACATTTTCGAAAAACTGAAAATCTGTTTCGGTACTAACCAATTCCATCTGACCATCGGTAAGCAAAAATGTAATATTCTTGCTTTTAAAAAAATTGGGGCTAAACAGATAGAAACCTCTGAAAAAGCCTTGTGATAAACGATTATGGTCAATGGGTAAATTTATATAATGATGGAAGCTATCTTCTGGCATTTCTGCATAGAACTCATTTAACCCAATTCTGCTTTGTGGGATTTTATAGAAGTCGTAATGCAAATAGTAAAATACTCCCGCAATAATTATAAGGATTATGACAGCTGAAAGAAGTTTCTTTTTAGCTTTATTCATTGGTAATTATTGTTACTTAGTTATGATTTAGATAAACTTCGCTAACCGAGCGTATTTTGCGAGTTCGCTGAAAGCAATCTAAGACGAGCGGGCCTTTTATATTAAACCCCTCATCCTCTTTCGGGTTTTTTACTATCTAATAAGTTCAATTATTTTACCCGTTATATTTTCAAGAAAATCAGGTTTAACTGAGGTTGCTTTAGCTATGACAAGGCTTTCGTTCAGCAGGAATATTTTATGCAGCCGTATATAACTTTTTAGCGGTAGCTCTTTATCATCGGTGTAATTGTTGGTTTTAATGGGCAAAGAAAGATCGTCTTTTTTGTCCTTCGAGGTAATTTGTACCATCAGGTAATCGCCAGTTTTGTTCACTTCATGATTAGAAATAATCAAAGCTGGA
This window encodes:
- a CDS encoding TfoX/Sxy family protein codes for the protein MAYDEKLANRVREQLVNLQNIEEKEMMGGLVFMYNDKMCVGIVKDELMCRIDPDLHETAVEKLGCRTMDFTKRPMKGYVLIDDVGMRTPKDLDYWINLALDFNKKAKSSKKKKQ
- a CDS encoding type II toxin-antitoxin system PemK/MazF family toxin, translated to MLQKGDIVIIKFPFADAAEYKKRPALIISNHEVNKTGDYLMVQITSKDKKDDLSLPIKTNNYTDDKELPLKSYIRLHKIFLLNESLVIAKATSVKPDFLENITGKIIELIR
- the truA gene encoding tRNA pseudouridine(38-40) synthase TruA, translating into MSRFKLTLEYDGSKFKGWQFQKDLPTVMGKIMDACKDVFSANDFELYGSGRTDTGVHALFQVAHLDIKTVMPPHIIKIKLNDALPAAINILHVEKTSPNFHARHDAVARSYVYHISTRRTAFGKDFVWWIKDKLDVKAMADVTPLFIGMKDFKSFGVKDKEGESTMVDLTSIRIFEIDDAILIHIVGSHFLWRMVRRIVGVIVEVGRGRMTGEDIQSFFRGKSEIPAQFTAPPSGLYLERVYYKGDPISDEPKWLVNVQ
- a CDS encoding GNAT family N-acetyltransferase, yielding MIETNRLILKPLTHEQLLKYIKPDNSLEAELNLQKSTRVISPDLLEALERSIMPRVADTSKNYLFSTLWTLISKEENIMVGDLCFMGEPNSDGEIEIGYGTYEQFRKRGFMTEAVGGMIKWAKEQPSVKSIIASSLKSNTDSSSILKKNNFTIVEKTNELYNWQITLK
- a CDS encoding T9SS type A sorting domain-containing protein, with protein sequence MKTITNFSITCLILISLNSFSAIHVINQSGMEFTPANPTVNVGDVIHWVWTDGSHTTSSRTIPVGATAWDSPLNSTHTSFDYTVTVAGSYSYACTIHESMGMVGSFTAVNGSTGINEIPLSQGFLIYPNPASNFIKISTELNGDILLSDVIGRNIKKLKLSELPIDKSSYQLDLSGIEDGIYIVSIIPTDSKKRVSLKFIKKE
- the rluF gene encoding 23S rRNA pseudouridine(2604) synthase RluF, with translation MKEEESIRINKYLTEVGYCSRRAADILISEGRVTINGVIPEMGTKITTDDEIRVDGDLISKPKSKTIYIAFNKPVGIVCTTDTKAEKNNIIDFINYPKRIFPIGRLDKFSEGLIFLTSNGDIVNKILRARNNHEKEYLVTVNKPITSVFIQKMSKGVPILDTITRKCHVEQTGKCEFKIILTQGLNRQIRRMCEYLNYDVVKLKRIRIMNIKLDVPVGKWRYLTDNELKEINRLVSSSSKTHNESK